Below is a window of Paenibacillus bovis DNA.
ATGCCTCGCCGGTACTGGATTCGTCAGGCCATGTTGTCGGAGGATTGTCTTCCGAGCAGGATATCACTCATCTGGTCAAATTGAACCGGGAGCTGTCCCATGCCCAGGCGAGCATCCTCGATACGATGCCGCGTCGGAATGATCCGTTCACCCTGATGGATGGACAAAGTCACAGTATCAGCAAAGTCGTGCGTATCGGCAAAAAGATCGCTGAGCTGAACACCCCTGCGCTGTTGTACGGAGAAGCCGGCTCCGGCAAGGAACAGCTCGCCCGGGCTATTCATCTGGCAGGTGCGCATGCGGAATCTCCTTTCCTGTCACTGAACTGTGGTGCCGTGCCGCCGGGGATGCTGGATAGTGAGCTGTTTGGCTTTATCGGCGGTACGTATTCCGGTCAGGATATTCAGGAAGCCGGCAAGCTGGAGCAGGCAGGTGATGGTACTTTATTTCTGAACGAGATCGACAAACTGCCGCCCGATATCCAGAACAAACTGTACCGTGCGATCAAAACGCGTTCTTTCCGCCGCTATGGAGGTCAGGAAGATATCCCGCTGCATGCCCGGATTATCGCTGGTACACGGACTGCACTGGATCAGCGAGTCACCGATCAGCAGTTCAGTTCCGAGCTGTATTACGCGCTGGGTGTCGTCACGATTACAGTGCCGCCGCTGCGTGAACGCCGGGAAGATCTGTCGATACTGGTGCATATGTACCTGCGCGAATTTGCTGTCCATTACCAGAAGCCTGTGCCAAGGGTGGCGCCGGAAGTGATGCTGGCATTTGCCCGTTACGACTGGCCGGGCAATATTGCCGAACTGCGTGCCGTTATTGAACGCTGCGTGATTCTGAGTGAAGGAGATTCGCTGTTGCTGGAGCATCTGCCCGAATCGCTGCAGGGACCGGTTTTTGTACGGGAAAAGGAAGATATCACCGTCGCTGAGCCTTCGGTCACTCATAGTCTCAAAGCCCGTGTTACCGAAGAGGAAGAAAAGCTTCGCATCGAAGAAGCGATACAAAAAGCTGCCGGCAATAAAAGTATCGCTGCCCGGATACTGGGGATCTCCCGCGGAACCCTGTACAATAAAATGACCAAGCACCAGCTGTAATCTGTTGTTATCCCAGGCTTGTCTGAAAAGAGCGCTGCTCACAGGCAAGCCTATTTGGCTTTACTTGAACAGATTTTTGAGTACAAACCATATATTGGCTGGGCGCTCTGCGAGGCGGCGCATATTATAGCCAAACCAGTCTCGTCCATAAGGCACATAGACCCTGACTTTGTATCCCTCTTGTACGAGCCGCTTTTGAAGGTCTTCGCAGATACCATACAGCATCTGGAATTCAAACTGATGCAAAGGAATATGATAGCGCTTAACTTCTTCTCGTACATAACGGACAATTTTCTCGTCGTGCGTAGCAATCGCTGTGTAGTTGCCGTTGGTCAGATGCTGGCTGATAATTTTGCAGTAGTTGCTGTCCACATCTTCCTTGGCCGGAAAAGCGACAGCAGGAGGTTCCTTGTAAGCGCCTTTGACCAGTCTCAGATTGGCGCGGTATTCATTCAGATCTTCAATATCCTGCTGGGTACGGTACAGATACGCCTGCAGTACAATGCCTACATTATCAAACTGCTGGCGTAGCTCACGGTAGATATCAATAGACATCTGACAGTGGGCATAATCCTCCATATCGATCCGGACGAAGTTGCCATAGCTTTGTGCTCTTGTCAGGATAGAGGTCATATTGTCGATACAGAGCTGACGGTCGATATCCAGACCGAGCGAAGTCATTTTGAGCGATAGATTGGACTGTACTCCACTGCGCGAGATAGCATCCAGTGTCTCCAGACACATCTGGGTGGATTCCATCGCTTCTTCGCGGGTAGAGATAAATTCGCCCAGATGATCCAGTGTCGCCAGTCGGCCATCCTGATTAAGCGCACGTACAGCCTGTACAGCTTCTTCAATTGTCACCCCAGCGACAAAACGTCTGGCTCCAAAGCGCAAACCATACTTTTTGGCCATTTTATTGGCGGAAGGATTCTTAGCCAGTGACTGAAATAAATTCCGAAGCACGGTCTCCATGCTACCCCTCTTTTCATGAGAACTGGTTGAATATGTCATTATTCTAATCAATAGTCTGAAGAATGTATATACAAAACGTATATTTTTGTACAAATTATTTTAAAAAATTAGATTATTTTCATGTGATGTGTTCAATAATGAACAAAATAGACTCTTGTTACCTGTCTTGAACTAAAAATGATAATAAAAGGACGAGCACAAAAGAGAAACAATTTGAAAGAGAGAATCAAGTAGAAGGATCATGCCAATCGAAGGAAAGTTAATAAGATGAATAATATGCTATATAGAAATTAATGTTATTTAATATTACACATAAAATTATTTTAATAAAAATTTGTTAATTTAATTGACACAAAGACAATCTATTCTTATAATTTGAAACAAATTCACTATCCGGTGATTCATAAGTTTACATATTCAAGCACAATGATGTGCAAATGCAGGCAATGAAGCCGCAATTTTATCCTTTGATTTCAAAGGGGAAATTGCGGCTTTTTGTATGGACTTATGCAATCAACGAACATGCCGGATCATCGAAATCAGTACATTATGAAATACAGAGGAGCGAGAGAGATGGGGAGAAAAAGTTTCTGGCAGAGCGGGCATAAGCCTACGTTATTTGGTTCTTTTTTGTATTTTGATATCAGCTTTATGATCTGGGGATTGATTGGGCCGCTCAGTGTAGTGATCGCGCAGGATTATCCGATGGACCCGGTGCAAAAAGCGCAGCTGGTCGCTCTCCCGGTACTGGGTGGTTCCATTTTGCGGCTACTGCTTGGCTTTCTGTCTGACTATATTGGTCCCAAGCTGACCGCGCAGCTGGGGATGATCGTTACGCTGGTACCGCTGTATCTGGGCTGGCAGTGGGTAGAGTCGCTGGATCAGCTGTATGTAGTTGCGCTGCTGCTGGGAATAGCCGGTGCGTCATTTGCCGCAGCTTTGCCGCTGGCGAGCCAGTGGTATCCCAAGGAGCATCAGGGGCTGGCAATGGGGATAGCCGGTGCCGGGAATAGCGGCACCGTACTGGCGACGCTGTTCGCCAATCGGCTGGCTCAGCATTTTGGTAGCTGGGAAGTTGTATTTGGTATCGCGATGATTCCGATCGTTATCGTTTTTATCTATTTTAGTATTTTCGCCAAAAATAGTCCGGAACGTCCGGCGCCGAAAAAGCTGTCCCAGTATGCGTCGGTACTGAGTCAGCGGGATGCATGGGTATTCTGTGCCTTTTATTGTGTGACATTTGGCGGTTTTGTCGGTCTGGCTAATTACTTGACGATTTTCTTTAATACACAGTATGGATTGTCTGCTGTCCATGCAGCAGATATTACGACGATTTGCGTGATAGCCGGCAGCTTTTTCCGTCCGGTTGGCGGGTATTTGGCAGACAAGATCGGGGGGGCACGGATGCTGATGTATCTGTATACCGGTGCGGGATCGATGCTGCTGTGTGTTTCCTTTTTACCGCCGCTGCCGGTCGTTGTGGTGATGCTATTTATCGGAATGATGTGTCTGGGGGCGGGGAATGGCTCCGTATTCCAGCTGGTTCCACAGCGGTTTGGCAATGAGATCGGTCTGGTGACCGGTATTGTCGGGGCAGCCGGGGGACTAGGGGGATATGCGCTTCCACTGATTCTTGGTAATCTGTACAAAACAGCAGGCTCATATACCCCCGGCTTTATCGTACTGGGTACGGTGGCGTTTTGTTCGCTGGTGCTGCTCGTGGTGATGCAGACCCGGTGGCGGGGCAGCTGGCTGCGCAGTGCAGCTATTAGCGAGTCCGCGCGTCAGGCAGGATAAGCCGGATTTCATAAAAGAATAACACGAGCAAGTCAATCTTCAGAGGATTATAGCTGTTTTTATAAACGTATAGCCTACCAAAAGGCTGGTGTTCTCCTGGCGAATAGAGGGGAATATCAGCCTTTTTTGATGATAGAATTATAGATTCCGTCCGCCAGCTGGCTGTCTTTTATACAGGAATCGGCGGTTATATTGCGATATTGGACATGCGGCTGGACAAATGGGGTAGTGTAGGTAACAGATTTAAGGAGTATAATGAGGAATATCTGTATTATCCAGTGGTCAATTTCATCCTGTAATAAATTAGTTTTAATGCTCTATATACTTAGCCAATTAGTTATTAGAGTCGACATAGTTGCTGGCGTTTATTGCAATGAGTTTATAGACACTTTTGAAATTTAAATTTGTGCAGGTATAAAATGGAATAGGGTAATGATAGGACTCTGCTACTGAAGTACATACGTTATAACAAAGGGGCTGAACACAATGAATTCTTTTACAACCATGCTGCAAAAATATGCCGAACTGGTTATCCAGGTCGGCGTAAATATCCAGCCAGGTCAGGTGCTGATTGTCAATGCACCTCTGGAGACTGCCGAGCTGACCAGACTGATTGTAGCCAAAGCTTATGACGCTGGTGCCAAATACGTCATGGTCGATTGGGATGACGAGCAGATCACCCGTATCCGCTATGAACATGCAGCCGATGATACATTTGGCTATTATCCGCAGTGGCATGCTGATATGATGGAGAAATTCGCCGAAGAAGGCGGAGCCATTCTGCGTATCAAAGTACCGAATCCGGAGCTGTTTGATGGTATTGATTCCTGGAAAGTATCTGCTTCGGTCAAGGCTACAGCGATAGCCAACGAGAAATACAGTGTCTACACACGCAACAGCCGTATCAGCTGGTCACTGATCAAAGCACCGACTGCAGCCTGGGCGAACAAGGTATATGCGGATCTGCCCGAAGCAGAACGCATCCCGGCGATGTGGGAAGCGATCTTCATGATGAACCGGGTTACCGCCGACAATGATCCGGTAGCCGCCTGGCGCGAACATATCGAGCATCTGCGTAAAGGCAAAAACCTGCTGAACGGCAAAAAATATAAAAGTCTGCATTACCGCGCGCCTGGAACAGACTTGCATGTACAGCTGCCGGAAGGACATATCTGGCGCAGTGGCGGTGGCGAGAATGACGCGGGTACTTACTTTGTCGCCAACATGCCGACAGAGGAAGTATTCTCGATGCCTCATCGTACCGGTGTAAATGGAACGGTGAAGAGCACGATGCCGCTAAACCTGAACGGTCGTCTGGTGGAAGGCATTATACTCACATTCAAAGACGGCAAAGTCGTTGAATATGATGCAGCAGCCGGACGCGAATATCTGACCGATCTGCTGGATACCGATGAGGGGGCTTCCTATCTCGGAGAGATTGCGCTGGTTCCTTATGACTCTCCAATTTCCAGGCTGAATCGTATTTTCTATAATACGGGTATTGATGAGAATGCATCCTGCCATTTTGCGCTGGGCAGTGCTTATCCGACCAATATCGAGGGTGGTACACAGCTAAGCAAAGAAGAGCTGGTGCAGCGCGGAGCCAATGTCAGTCTGACTCATGTGGACTTTATGGTCGGCTCGGCAGAGCTGGATATTGACGGCGAGCTGCCGGATGGCACGGTTGAGCCGGTCTTCCGTCAGGGCAACTGGGCATTCTGATTTTCCGAGTCCTTTTCATATGTGCATCATCAACCAGACGGGGTCATTAGATCCCGTCTTTTGCTGTATCTTCCTGCTGATGCAGTAGAAGAAACTGCCCATTTTTTTTGAAAACAGTCGATTCGGGCGATCGGCATCTAACAGAAGACAGGTACGACTATAGGTCGATAAAATGCAAAAAGAGGAGACAATAAATAATTTTTTATGGCATAAAGTAAAATTTTTAATCATTTTTAGACAGGTATCCCCTCTTTAAAGCAGAAGTACTAACACAACACCATTGCCAATACTCCAATAAATTAGACATTCTTTGCTAAAAGCTGACACAGAAAATGTACGTCAACCATTCTCTCAACAAAAGGGTAAAGGGTGATTGCCATCATGATCTATCAAGATGCAACGTATTCGCTGCAGGAAAGAGTACAGGATTTGTTATCACGAATGACCAGGGAGGAGAAAGTCGGACAGCTGGTACAAATATTCGGCTGGCAGACGTTTGAACGCAATCCCGACGGTACGATTACATTAACCGAAGAATTCAGACAGCAAATCCGGGAAGGTCATGTAGGTGCATTATATGCTGCGCTGCGTGCCGATCCATGGACCGAAGTCACGCTGGAGACCGGGTTGTCTCCGCGCGAAGGAGCAGCTGCACTGAATACGATTCAAAAGTACGCAATCGAGCAATCCCGGCTGGGCATTCCGCTGATGTTTGGCGAAGAATGCTCACATGGGCATATGGCAATTGGCGCTACCGTCTATCCGGTGCCGCTGCTGGCTGCAAGCACATGGAATACCGAGCTATATGAAGAGATGTGCCATGCGGTGGCAATCGAGACGCGCAGTCAGGGCGGAGTAGCCACCTATTCACCGGTGCTCGATATCGTACGCGATCCGCGCTGGGGACGTACGGAAGAAACGTATGGCGAAGATCCTTATCTGGCCGGCGAACTGGCTGCAGCTGCTGTGAGAGGACTGCAGGGACGGGGACTGGATGCGCCGGATAGTGTGATTGCGACACTCAAGCATTTTGTGGGCTATGGCGCTTCGGAAGGTGGACGCAATGCAGCGCCTGTACATATGGGAATGAAGGAACTGCACGAGGTGGATCTGGTTCCTTTTCGCAAGGCCGTAGAGGCGGGAGCCGTTTCTGTAATGACCGCCTATAACGAAATTGATGGTGTGCCATGCACATCAAGTGAGTATTTGCTGGAAGAGGTGCTGCGCACACAGTGGGGATTTGATGGATTCGTGATCACGGATGCCAGCGCCATGAATATGCTGGTACACGGCTACAATATTGTAGAAAGTGGCGAGCAGGCAACAGCCCTCGCACTGAAGGCAGGCATTGACCTGGAAATGTCCGGTTCCATGTTCAGCCGATATCTGAATCCTGCACTGGAGCAGGGAATCGCGGATGAAGCATATCTGGATCAGGCGGTGAAGCGTCTGCTGGAGATCAAGTTCAGACTGGGGTTGTTTGATCGTCCTTATGTAGATCCTGACCGGGCGGAGCAGCTGATTCATTCGCAAGAGCATATCCAGCTGGCAAGGGAAGTCGCCCGTCAAGGCATTATTTTGCTCCAAAATAAAGAGAATACGCTTCCAATTCACGTCGAGACAGCTGGTAAAATTGCAGTTATCGGTCCCAATGGCAACACGCCGTATAACCAGCTGGGAGACTATACTTCGCCGCAACCGGAAGGCAAAGTTATCACTGTTCTGGAAGGCATTCGCCAGTATCTGGCAGCCAAGGGGCTGGATGATCAGCTGCTCTATGCGCCAGGCTGCCGCATTCGGGATGAATCGGAGGAAGGGTTTGAATACGCACTGGAAGTAGCGGGGCAGGCAGATACGGTAGTCATGGTGCTCGGAGGCTCGA
It encodes the following:
- a CDS encoding glycoside hydrolase family 3 N-terminal domain-containing protein, which encodes MIYQDATYSLQERVQDLLSRMTREEKVGQLVQIFGWQTFERNPDGTITLTEEFRQQIREGHVGALYAALRADPWTEVTLETGLSPREGAAALNTIQKYAIEQSRLGIPLMFGEECSHGHMAIGATVYPVPLLAASTWNTELYEEMCHAVAIETRSQGGVATYSPVLDIVRDPRWGRTEETYGEDPYLAGELAAAAVRGLQGRGLDAPDSVIATLKHFVGYGASEGGRNAAPVHMGMKELHEVDLVPFRKAVEAGAVSVMTAYNEIDGVPCTSSEYLLEEVLRTQWGFDGFVITDASAMNMLVHGYNIVESGEQATALALKAGIDLEMSGSMFSRYLNPALEQGIADEAYLDQAVKRLLEIKFRLGLFDRPYVDPDRAEQLIHSQEHIQLAREVARQGIILLQNKENTLPIHVETAGKIAVIGPNGNTPYNQLGDYTSPQPEGKVITVLEGIRQYLAAKGLDDQLLYAPGCRIRDESEEGFEYALEVAGQADTVVMVLGGSSARDFGEGTVDLRTGQSLVHNSGASDMESGEGIDRVDINLTGVQLKLCQAVHALGKKLIVIYINGRPVAEPWIDEHADAIIEAWYPGQEGGHALAEILYGEVNPSGRLTISVPRHVGQLPIYYNGKRTRGKRYLEMDLQPAYPFGHGLSYTTFAYSDPVVSPALIHPDQSATVTVQITNTGSRAGWEVAQLYLTDLVSSVTRPDKELKGFYKIWLEPGESSEVTFTLTPEHLELVTAQLHRVVEPGEFRIQVGSSSATGKSAVLTVMAAK
- a CDS encoding aminopeptidase, which translates into the protein MNSFTTMLQKYAELVIQVGVNIQPGQVLIVNAPLETAELTRLIVAKAYDAGAKYVMVDWDDEQITRIRYEHAADDTFGYYPQWHADMMEKFAEEGGAILRIKVPNPELFDGIDSWKVSASVKATAIANEKYSVYTRNSRISWSLIKAPTAAWANKVYADLPEAERIPAMWEAIFMMNRVTADNDPVAAWREHIEHLRKGKNLLNGKKYKSLHYRAPGTDLHVQLPEGHIWRSGGGENDAGTYFVANMPTEEVFSMPHRTGVNGTVKSTMPLNLNGRLVEGIILTFKDGKVVEYDAAAGREYLTDLLDTDEGASYLGEIALVPYDSPISRLNRIFYNTGIDENASCHFALGSAYPTNIEGGTQLSKEELVQRGANVSLTHVDFMVGSAELDIDGELPDGTVEPVFRQGNWAF
- a CDS encoding proline dehydrogenase family protein; translated protein: METVLRNLFQSLAKNPSANKMAKKYGLRFGARRFVAGVTIEEAVQAVRALNQDGRLATLDHLGEFISTREEAMESTQMCLETLDAISRSGVQSNLSLKMTSLGLDIDRQLCIDNMTSILTRAQSYGNFVRIDMEDYAHCQMSIDIYRELRQQFDNVGIVLQAYLYRTQQDIEDLNEYRANLRLVKGAYKEPPAVAFPAKEDVDSNYCKIISQHLTNGNYTAIATHDEKIVRYVREEVKRYHIPLHQFEFQMLYGICEDLQKRLVQEGYKVRVYVPYGRDWFGYNMRRLAERPANIWFVLKNLFK
- a CDS encoding nitrate/nitrite transporter, producing the protein MGRKSFWQSGHKPTLFGSFLYFDISFMIWGLIGPLSVVIAQDYPMDPVQKAQLVALPVLGGSILRLLLGFLSDYIGPKLTAQLGMIVTLVPLYLGWQWVESLDQLYVVALLLGIAGASFAAALPLASQWYPKEHQGLAMGIAGAGNSGTVLATLFANRLAQHFGSWEVVFGIAMIPIVIVFIYFSIFAKNSPERPAPKKLSQYASVLSQRDAWVFCAFYCVTFGGFVGLANYLTIFFNTQYGLSAVHAADITTICVIAGSFFRPVGGYLADKIGGARMLMYLYTGAGSMLLCVSFLPPLPVVVVMLFIGMMCLGAGNGSVFQLVPQRFGNEIGLVTGIVGAAGGLGGYALPLILGNLYKTAGSYTPGFIVLGTVAFCSLVLLVVMQTRWRGSWLRSAAISESARQAG
- a CDS encoding sigma-54 interaction domain-containing protein is translated as MFNNEQLQINKNIIELPPQADAQKVAESLLQGQSVCVWHNHQAYLFTNNDLPVWQQAAGSIENTLQSCEPSPVVSSEVAKGIDDRWIDQLSDSLSRPIVFTAPDGQAAGFLHCTDLLRQVYRQKRKAEMYLNGLLDTVTDAVTAVDQEGRVICWNDAAAQIYGIPYERIMGQTIGEHFDPESIMLLRVLDEGRKVHNMYHKSSEGTHVLINASPVLDSSGHVVGGLSSEQDITHLVKLNRELSHAQASILDTMPRRNDPFTLMDGQSHSISKVVRIGKKIAELNTPALLYGEAGSGKEQLARAIHLAGAHAESPFLSLNCGAVPPGMLDSELFGFIGGTYSGQDIQEAGKLEQAGDGTLFLNEIDKLPPDIQNKLYRAIKTRSFRRYGGQEDIPLHARIIAGTRTALDQRVTDQQFSSELYYALGVVTITVPPLRERREDLSILVHMYLREFAVHYQKPVPRVAPEVMLAFARYDWPGNIAELRAVIERCVILSEGDSLLLEHLPESLQGPVFVREKEDITVAEPSVTHSLKARVTEEEEKLRIEEAIQKAAGNKSIAARILGISRGTLYNKMTKHQL